Proteins from a single region of Alphaproteobacteria bacterium:
- a CDS encoding M3 family oligoendopeptidase, with the protein MQQSQLKKEKEDLGLLPQWDLSEFYKSINDPQINQDLDQIQDRAKKFQQSYQGKLSSLPGADLGKAVEIYEKIYEDLDLIICFAQLHHAIGMDDPKIGQFYQSVQEKYTEIVGHLLFFTLELNKIDDATLSTQKKDPALSKYAPFLRDIRIFKPHQLSDDLEQYALDKSITSHNAWIRLFNETMAGLRFPYQGKDLTSAEIFSYLSDNNRQHREEAAHSVAKTLSKNSKLLAHIYNTLCKDKDIEDKKRSYAHPMSSRNLSNYVDDQVVTTLMESVKDYYPKLSHRYFKIKAKWLGLPKLSYWDRNAPLQENADNTYSWDEARDIVLKAYESFSPKLAHIAKEFFDKNWIDAKVRSGKDAGAFSHPMVPKAHPFILMNFQGKTRDIMTLAHELGHGIHQVLASNQGPLLSQTTLTLAETASVFGEMLTFQSLLDNTKDKESKKLLLASKIEDMLNTVIRQIAFCDFEKTVHEKRKTSELTVEDLGKIWMEKQHESLGDSFDFDPEYHVFWSYIPHFIHTPFYVYAYAFGDCLVNSLYDTYLNKPDGFVEKYMELLSSGGIHHHKEALAPFDLDASDKNFWKKGLSVIERYIDQLEEIS; encoded by the coding sequence ATGCAACAAAGTCAGTTAAAAAAAGAAAAAGAAGATTTAGGCCTATTACCTCAATGGGATTTAAGTGAATTTTATAAATCCATTAATGATCCCCAGATAAATCAAGATCTTGATCAAATTCAAGATCGCGCCAAAAAATTCCAACAATCTTATCAAGGTAAATTGAGCTCCCTACCAGGTGCTGATCTTGGAAAAGCCGTTGAAATTTATGAAAAAATTTATGAAGACCTTGACCTGATCATTTGTTTTGCGCAATTACATCATGCTATAGGCATGGATGATCCTAAAATTGGTCAGTTTTATCAATCTGTTCAAGAAAAATATACTGAAATTGTAGGTCATCTATTATTTTTCACGCTTGAACTAAATAAAATTGATGATGCAACTCTTTCAACGCAAAAAAAAGATCCTGCTTTATCGAAATATGCACCTTTTTTACGCGATATACGCATTTTCAAACCGCATCAATTAAGCGATGATCTTGAGCAATATGCGCTTGATAAATCAATTACAAGCCATAATGCATGGATTCGTCTTTTCAATGAAACAATGGCAGGATTACGTTTCCCTTATCAAGGCAAAGATTTAACCTCAGCTGAAATTTTTTCATATTTAAGCGATAATAATCGTCAGCATCGCGAAGAAGCAGCTCATTCCGTTGCAAAAACATTGTCTAAAAACAGCAAACTTCTTGCCCATATTTACAATACGTTGTGCAAAGACAAAGACATTGAGGATAAAAAACGTAGCTACGCACATCCTATGTCCTCACGTAATTTAAGCAATTATGTCGATGATCAAGTTGTAACCACACTCATGGAATCGGTTAAAGATTATTATCCTAAATTATCCCACCGTTATTTCAAAATAAAAGCTAAATGGTTGGGTTTACCTAAATTATCGTATTGGGATCGCAACGCACCTTTACAAGAAAATGCGGATAATACGTATTCTTGGGATGAAGCACGCGACATCGTTCTTAAGGCGTATGAATCTTTTTCACCAAAATTAGCACATATCGCCAAAGAGTTTTTTGACAAAAATTGGATTGATGCCAAAGTTAGATCCGGCAAAGATGCTGGTGCTTTTTCACATCCCATGGTGCCTAAAGCCCATCCGTTTATCCTTATGAATTTCCAAGGTAAAACACGCGATATTATGACCCTTGCCCATGAATTAGGGCATGGTATTCACCAGGTATTAGCAAGCAATCAAGGACCGCTTTTATCCCAAACAACATTAACACTTGCCGAAACGGCATCTGTTTTTGGTGAAATGCTCACTTTCCAATCACTTTTAGATAATACAAAAGACAAAGAATCTAAAAAACTTCTTTTAGCGTCTAAAATTGAGGACATGCTGAATACCGTTATACGTCAAATCGCCTTTTGTGACTTTGAAAAAACAGTGCATGAAAAACGCAAAACATCTGAATTAACAGTCGAAGATTTAGGTAAAATATGGATGGAAAAACAACATGAAAGCCTTGGCGATTCATTTGATTTTGATCCAGAATATCATGTTTTCTGGTCCTATATTCCGCATTTCATCCATACACCATTTTATGTGTATGCTTATGCGTTCGGTGATTGCTTAGTCAATTCGCTTTATGACACGTATTTAAACAAACCAGATGGTTTTGTTGAAAAATATATGGAACTTTTATCCTCTGGTGGTATTCATCATCATAAAGAAGCCTTAGCGCCTTTTGACCTTGATGCAAGTGATAAAAACTTCTGGAAAAAAGGCTTGTCTGTGATCGAGCGTTATATTGATCAATTGGAAGAAATTTCTTAA
- a CDS encoding NAD-dependent epimerase/dehydratase family protein, whose protein sequence is MTILVTGCAGFIGLHTTLALLQKGQKIIGIDNLNHYYDPKLKEARLLILKQYPNFIFEKMDFSDQQKVFDFIEKYPEITGIIHLGAQAGVRHSLTHPHDYVRVNITGQVALMEGAKKLKHLKHFVYASSSSVYGANTKLPFSIDDQTDSPLAPYGASKKAGELLSHSYAYLYKLPLTGLRFFTVYGPWGRPDMAAYIFAQNIIDGKPIKIFNHGDMKRDFTYVDDIVAGILACYEKPPIDLPIPHRVFNLGNHRSEQLTDFIHEIEKALGKKAMTELHPIQPGDVKETFADIKESIEVFDFKPKTTIYEGIPKFIEWFKDYHKVGVTLKCNKVS, encoded by the coding sequence ATGACAATTCTCGTTACAGGCTGTGCTGGTTTTATAGGCTTACATACAACCCTAGCATTACTTCAAAAAGGCCAAAAAATTATCGGTATAGATAATTTAAATCATTATTATGATCCAAAACTGAAGGAAGCCAGACTCCTCATTTTAAAGCAATATCCTAATTTTATTTTTGAAAAAATGGATTTTTCTGATCAACAAAAAGTATTTGATTTTATAGAAAAATACCCAGAAATCACTGGCATTATTCATCTAGGTGCTCAAGCAGGCGTTAGACATTCACTTACTCACCCGCACGATTATGTGCGCGTCAATATTACGGGGCAAGTTGCGCTTATGGAAGGCGCTAAAAAACTAAAGCATTTAAAACATTTTGTTTACGCAAGCTCATCTTCTGTTTATGGCGCCAATACAAAACTTCCCTTTAGTATCGACGACCAAACCGATAGCCCTTTGGCCCCTTACGGCGCAAGCAAAAAAGCAGGCGAACTTCTGAGTCATTCATATGCCTATCTTTATAAACTTCCTTTAACAGGTTTACGCTTCTTCACCGTTTATGGACCTTGGGGACGCCCCGATATGGCGGCCTATATTTTCGCTCAAAATATAATAGATGGAAAACCCATCAAGATATTCAATCATGGTGATATGAAACGTGACTTTACCTATGTCGATGATATCGTAGCAGGCATTTTGGCCTGTTATGAAAAACCACCTATTGATTTACCTATTCCTCATCGCGTATTCAATTTAGGTAATCATCGATCTGAACAATTAACAGATTTTATTCATGAAATTGAAAAAGCTTTAGGCAAAAAAGCAATGACCGAACTTCATCCGATTCAGCCAGGCGATGTTAAAGAAACTTTTGCTGACATCAAAGAAAGCATTGAAGTTTTTGACTTCAAACCAAAAACAACTATTTATGAAGGCATACCAAAATTCATTGAATGGTTTAAGGATTATCACAAAGTGGGAGTGACATTAAAATGCAACAAAGTCAGTTAA